attatttaaatattgatcCAGAAACCCAACACCAAGCATATAAATCAGACGACCTTCATTCCAATAACTCTACTATTGGTGAATATACACACCATCATTAAGCTAAGTATTTGTCGTCacataattatttaaaattatcatcataTTTCTGTGGCCGCTCGAACAAAAAAGCATGCATATGGAGAGTTACTGTGGAAATAAATTCACGAGTCTAAATCTAAATTCGACCTTTATCGCATATGTCACAACCAgaacatatatatatatatatgtctaGACAAACCTTTTTATTAACAGgctaaacaaaaaaaaaaacacaaaaGAGCAAGCTAAGCCATTCTTACCTATCTTACacaaatcaaatcaaaCTCATCATACATAACTATGAACTCTCAAGACAACACTTCTGCAAACAATATGGTTAACCAAGAACTTACacattttcttcaaataactcttttttcaatgaaCTTGCCTTTCCTAATATTTTCGAGAATTAAATAACTTTTTCATAACAATTCTTGCCCCACTtgttacaaaaaaaaccCTCTTTCCTTCTCGGCTatgatttcaattttcaagTCTTATCTCACAATTCGTTTAATCTTTctacaaaaaaatacatgGAGTAAAAATATCCGACTTCTATAAATCCCTTGCTAAATTTTCCGCCAAAATTTGCAGCTTGGTAGACATCATCTCGCTTCtagtttcttttttgacAAATGGTAATGGTTACcgaattgaagaatttcaGAGTCTAAGAGATACTTTCtatatgaaatattttatggTAAATATATCCGAGATAGAGGTCATCTTTTCTCGGACTAAAGCCGTACTATATTAGTGTCTACAGGACTgtaatttctattatttttttattagaatgtTTAGGCTTTTTATTCAAGTAGTATCATTAATGACTTATACATCATGGTTAAGAAGTCTGGTTTGTATATAAGAAAGCTAGATACCCAGTcttgcatttgcattttttCTGGTGTTTAAAGTAGAGATATATATGTGTCTTTACCATACTATactagaaaataaaaaaagaagagcAAGTACAAATTAACGAGAATGAGATATATCCAgcaatttaaaaattcatttctGTTGGATATATTGGAAATatgtaatattatcaacGTTCATGAAGAGCCAAATACACAGGAAGAGATACTAGCGAGACACTTAGCTAATCTATCGGCAAATGATGCTACACCAAAGATGAATTACAATTTGAATAGAGTACATACCAATGCTACAGCACCCACAGCAATATATACTAAGCAAAATGAAGAATGTTCTGATGGAGACGGAGATCTAGAATCGGGTACTTGTAATAACAAAATGGTTACACATGTTGAAcctgaaaatgataatgacGATGACGTAATTTCCCAAAATAAATCTGACGCTTGTCAATCATTTGTTCAAGAGGTCGATTCCAAGAATTCAattataaatgaaaataaagaatctTTAAGTAGCACATATTCTATGAAAGATCCCTTTCTAGTGACTTGGCATGGACCAGATGATCCAGATAATCCCATGAATTGGTCATTTGCcatgaaatttttcatgaCTTTCCAGATCATGACTTTAACTTGTGTCACTTATATGGGTTCTACTATTCATACTCCGGGACAGGAGCAGATACAAGAAGAATTTCATGTTGGACATGTTGTGGGGacattaaatttatctGTTTACGTTCTTGGTTACGGTGTGGGCCCAATGTTTTTTTCTCCTTTATCAGAATTTGCAAGATTGGGACGCCaacaaatttatattctaaCTTTCATGATATTTGGCCTTTTCCAAGTAGGTTGTGCTCTAgttgataatatttatgGGTTAATCATCTTAAGATTCTTTTCTGGCGTAGTATCATCTCCAGCATTAACAACAGGTGGTGCTACTTTAGCTGATtatattaatgaagaaaaattaacttATTTCTTGGGTCTTTGGGCCATTGCTGCATTTGCAGCTCCTATCATTGGACCCATCGTAGGTGCAGCTATGGTAGATGCAGTGGATTGGAGATGGCAATTCTGGCTATTATTGTTCGTCACAGGAGCTTGCCTTCTAGTATTGGCTCCATTCTTTCCTGAAACTCAAgctgaaaatattttatttcgtCGTGCCTTAAgattaagaaaaatcaCTGGTgataaaagatattataCTATTGAAagtgaagaagaaaaaaaactaacTACCAaggaatttttaataaactCCTTATACAAACCttttagaattatattttatgaACCCATTGCAGTAGCATTCGATTTATATCTGGCCGTTTGTTATGCTTTGttttatctatttttcGAGGCTTTCCCGATTGTATTTGTTGGTTTATACGATTTTACCCTGGTAGAATTAGGTCTTGCTTATCTAGGTTTCATTGTTACAGATATTTTTGCTTATTTggttttaatatattttacaattaaagTTATCAATCCAACTTTCCAAAATGGAACTTTCACGCCAGaagtatttttaattctacCAATGTGCGTTAGTTGGCTATTACCTGTagcattatttttcttcgGTTGGACTGCTGGAGTTCATTGGATGTTACCTATTGTTTcagaatttttctttgacGTCTGTGTTTTTAACTTATTCCAATCTACTTACGCTTATTTGGCATCTTGTTATCCGAGATATGTGGCGTCTGTTTTCGCTGGTAATGGATTCTGTCATGCTGCCTTGGCTGCAGGGTTTCCACTATTTGGGAAAGCAATGTTCAATAATCTTGGGTCAGAAAAATATCCTGTGGGTTGGGGCTGCTCTTTATTAGGATTCATTACTCTTGGGTTGGCAACTATTCCTTTCgtaatttataaatatggGCCTTATTTGAGAagtaaatcaaaattttccGGTTGATCTATATTAGCTTTTATAGCCACTTATTATTCctcatttttatttacaatttttagACATCACTTTGCATTTATAGATTTAATATGcgcttttctttttaatttagttttttatttcttcaaataagaatatatttttcattttaaaaaaaatataattctaGAATAGCATTGGGGAATAGCAAGTTTAAATGCAAAATGCTTGAGCTATCTTCATTTCTGTGCAGAAAactaattattttataagaTACCTCAATTCAAATAGATCATCACTCAACACATATTATAGTCTTCCATCTTtcataaaaaattcatttatttaaagttaGCTTGGTTCAAAATCACTTTGTTATACTAAATCcaataaattatcttgCCCTCTATAGGATACATATTCtacactttttttttttaataattcccTAAAGAAAAAACTGAAATGAgtagatatatattttcagaAATAATGCATTAGTGACCTCAGTTATATATTACACCGCTTTTAGGGCTTCATATGAAGTATGGACTCATTTAGTTATAAGacttaattaataataggaTTGAAAATAGGAAAAAATTGAGCAGTAAGAAAATATGTTAATCATTTTGTTCTCTTTCGGAGTTTAAATTTTCGATTTCAGATAGATCTACATTTaagaattcaataaataaatatttaggTGCTGGTTCAAACTacaaaaagaattatatatacatacattcctttaattatttttgaacATATTGACTCAGCTTGCTGAGAACAGcattatatttgaaaacaGTAAAGAACCTAACTTTTCACTTTCAATAAAGTGTTATTCACAACACTATTCTATATTTGAAAGTATAACTTAAgtattcatatattttagtCAAAATAACTTATTGAACTATTAAGATTATGCTAattagtaataaaaaaatcatgaTGCTGTAATTCTTTGACTCGGctaaattaaacaaaactCAGGTGTAACTTAAAGGGGAAATACATTTACAGCTATTGGCATTTCATCCATAGAATATTTCTGCGTTGTGGCTTTTCTGCGAATAAATAATGCCTAAGCAAAGCTCATCACAATAGTTTAAATTCAATGCACATTTACTTCTAAaatgttatttttaattctagacaaataataacaattgaAACTATAATACCTTATACTATGTTTTTTAACAATATACATCATTGCCAAACTATAAGTTTACTAACCTCAAAGTGTCTCGATATAAAAGgtctttaaaatttatctGGAATTTGAATCTATTGACAGCTTCAAGTTAGTAACTACAAAAATAACATTTATGAGGCAAAGTAAACACGAAGTTATTTCAGTCAGATAAATGTCTTCTCTCAATATCgcaataaataatccaGATATCTAATTGATTGTAACTTGgagataaaaaattaaatttcaagaATGTAAGAGGGTCAAATTGGCTAGTGCACTAAATGGAGAGATAAATATAGGAGAACTTACTGTAAATAAGAACTATAGGAATTATACTAAGCATAATAAAGAATGAGAGCTAAGAGATAGATTGATTCGTTAGAATAAACTCAAGAAAATATCAACAAAAGAgacaacaaataataactagTGCCCCGTCTCAATAGATGCCCAATTTTACTAAATAGAGTGTGAATTGGCTAGCGCTTTGCGATTTCGGAGATTAGTTATGGTAAGCCACTCAAGCCATCAGCTTAATACATTTAACATGATCTTTGGTCCAATATAGCATTTGAAAACCGTGCCTCTTTAGTGGTCAAAGTTTTGTTTATACGTCTTTGTCATTCAATTTGCCTTGTAATTGTTCCTTCTCATCTATTGGGAACAGTTGTGAGGCACCGACATAAGGAGGtcagaattattaaatattttaacgtaaaaataatggtaaGTCTTGTAGTCTGTGAGAAAAAATACACCGACTTTTCCGATATAATCCGTAAACGTTCAAGCTAGACGCAAGTAATGTATTTTTCcctaaatttttcattttgcTTGCCTATGGCTTCTTTTGAAAGAATGCACTCTATTCCCATCTGTTAGTCAatataacaaaatattcaGCTAGAATCCTTGGCAATGTGGATATTTTTTGCCATAGTACACAGCCCAGGCTTAAGGAAATATGCGCCCCTATATTTCCTTTAAAGATCATCGATAGATAAAGGGTTATGGAAATGCAATCATAATTCTTACCGTTCATTAACAAATTATTCGGTAATAGATCTATTCAGCAATCATTGTACCGGTTGTAGCTAATCCACATCAGAGCTTAAAACCGAATAATGACGCTTGGAATAACTTATAGGCTTACTAAATATGCGAAGtacaataatttttactCAGGGATGTAAACTCTACCTGGATCTGTTCTTATACATATGTTCTGCTGTATCTTATTTTCTTATCACATAGGAAATCATATCTCATTTATGATAATATCTCTTTTTGCTTGAgacatttttttgaaatgagcaaatcaaaaatatgtCAAGCTACAGGTGCAACGTGCTCattctctttttctttagaGCTAGTAGTGTAATATtcgtaaaaaaaatcatgaACTTCTGTAGGTTCAGTGGAAGGTTATGAAAAGGGAAAAACTACAAGTATTTTTTCAGATATTATTTCGCCAGTGTCCTATATGATGGGGGACCAGTTATTTGGCGTCATTTCCAAATATAAACATtctctttattaaaaaacttATTTCTTACTAGGCTCTGtgaatttgattttctttttattgatCTATTAAAAGGAaattatatgaaaaaatgaatttttggTTGTAATTATAGAGAATCTTTTACTTTATGCCGATATTTTCGTTTTGGTCTTAATCAACTGTAGTAATCGATTTAACCAATGATAGGAACttagaaaatttttgatatcCTTATATTGCTCTGATAGtgtttaatgaaatttccAAATGGATATGGTTGTTTTCAGTATGCTCAGTCTACTAATCAATTTTACCTatcaatataatatttgtattactAAATTGGATAAAGGCATTATGTTCTGGGGGATCTCAAAGGATCTGAGAATGAATTGAACTGCACGATATACCTCAATACACTCTTTTGAATAACAGAGTTCTGAGTACAGATTCCTGGAAGCTTTACCTTTTTCAAGAAGATGAACAAGATACTACTCCCTCTCCTTTAGGCAACTTTAcattttagtttttttgcttttggGCATTCACTTATGCATGCTCtttatctatatatatcatATGGCATTTAATCTATATTCAAACAACTATCAGCATCCTTTAAGtctaaaattttcatttttttaaaattaatctCTTGTTGATACTTTTCAATATTGAACTGTCcaagtaaaaataattctatctTACACTTAATAATAACGAGGACCTGAAAATGTCGTCAACGGATTCCATCAAAGAAACTTGGCAATTAAACACATACCAAGATGACTGTGGTACAGATTCTACTTCAAGTCCGGTAATTTTTGCTTTCAATGATTTTGTTCCAAGCTCATCAAATAGTTTATCTAATTTGAGCTGTCGATTTAATACAGCCCTTAATAGATACTCAAGAATTCGcacaattaaaaatgtttcAGTTAAAATCATCCGttctaaaatattcatattgtttattataataaatattattctaGGCTTGGTCTGTCCATTTCAAATCAATGGTAAACAAATAGCAACTAATCCAAAGCAATTTTATAAAGCATGGACTTCGACTAAGGAAGTTACAGCCAAGAAAGACTTAATGAGTATAGATATGGCGCCTGTTTTGAAGTtccaaaataatgaaaagagTGCAATAAATTCAAGGGTAATTAATGACGActataaagaatttaaaattaagggttatgtttcaaatttaaatattaaaagctTAATTGATAGAAAAAGGTCTAAActtaaaaaagaagattATTCTAaagattctaaaaataGTGAGAAGCTGTTATCCATTGCTGGATTTGAAGTAATGCTGAATAATGATTATAGTGCTTTGGCTACATGTGaagatttggaatattcttctaaaattttatattctaaaaagagtaaattattggaagatgatttaattaaaataagaaaagaaCTAATTGCAAATGATCCATTTATTGGTCCATTGGTTCATGATGAGACAGAAAATGATTGGACTGATAAGGAAATTATGGAGAAAAGATGGTTTAGATTTGGTGCATCTAGTATTTGGTTAGAAAGTGAACAATGCTATATTACTGTGAGTCGAATTGTCTTTTCTAGAGctgaagaaaaatcaaatccTGATGTTTCATTAATTAGAGCTCAAGCATTTGACAAGGATTGGAACGAAATTCAAGGTAAACGTATTCCAAAGGTAGATCTACCTACTCTAAAAGAtgttgaaaatgaattgaatctaatagataaagaatttggtttaaataatgaGTGTGACAAATTATCCAAAGATTCGGTCGCTTATGATAATTGTATGGTGAGTCATGCACAAACCTTTTTAGAAGATCAAAAAAGAAGGGATGCATTTATTAATCGATATTTTGTCACATACCCAACAGTGTATAGTTTCCCCTTTAAAACAAATGGTAAACTGCAAGGTCCAGAAGATGctagaattattttaagaaaaacTGACACTTTAGAAGAACCTATggttttctttaatatgGATACTGATCATGGTAGgaaattttttacttaTATGCCTCATAGATTCATTAATcctttaattgaatttgatattaaagTTCATGGCACACACgatgttgaaaaaaattgggCTCCATTTTTCCATGAAGATGATACGAAGactatttcattattatctcGTGGCTTCATTCATTTCGTGTATAGTTTTTCTCCATTTGAAGTCATTAAATGTTCATTAAATGATGGTATGTGTGAAAAAgtctttgaaaaaaaaactttggcgttatcaaataaaaataattttggtGGTATGCGTGGGGGTACACAAATTGTTCAATTGCCAAGCATTATTCCAAAAGTTACTGGTAAACAAATGTGGTTAGGGATAGCCAAATCACATATTGAAAACTGTGGTTGTGGTAGGCATTTCTACAGGCCTATGCTAAGTCTTTTTGTGGAAAGCAATGGTATTTACCACCAAGAGCTTATAGTACCAAGTATGGATCTTAATAGTGAGATTTTAAATTGGAAAGAGGATGGTAAAGCATGTGATTACAAGAATGTAATGTCGCCAAACTCCATCGCTGCTTGGGAAGTCCTAGGTCAAGATCCgaaaactaaaaaatttgatgatTACTTGGTCTTCACTTACAGTGAATCCGATATTTTGTCTAAGGTCATTACTATCCGAGGTATACTAGATTACATTCTAAGAGTTTATGGTGAAAAAGACCTATTAGAAGATTTCATTCCATCCACAGATGCAGATTCTATCCTAGGTACAACCTTGGACTGTATGATCAATTACGCCAATGATCAATGTAAGAATTATGGCGCGTCTCGTAAGACCTCCTACTGGGACGAAGAAAAGGCAAAATGGATTCACGATGGTGAATCGCCGAACACTTGAGGGCCATTATTAGGGTTTGTTTTACAACGAGCTCTatcattgaaaatatattacaCAGATCAATACTACATTTCAATTAGATGCATCTCTCTAGTATAGTCCTAAACAGATATTCCTAGTATccttttttgatttatagCTCGATATACATAATTAACTGCCCGTACAATAATATACTGGCCAGAAAATTCCAAGTGGTACCTTATTTTTAATGTCACCTTGACATTGTCAGTTCAacataaataataatacaggTTACTGAAGTGGCAGCCTTACAAGGTTATGATATTACTCACAAAACATATCTTAGTCGAATGGCAGAAGTGGATCTTACAAGTTCGATTGAATATTCAGCAGAGGAAATTTTGTATATTCCTAATTGGATCAGAGCATCACTTATAGCAGATTTCAATCAACTAGTccaaattatattatcataTGAAGAGAGAAATGCAGTTATATTGTAACAATTAATAAGTTGCTCATATATTATCACATGCAAGTAAGCATTACTTGTTGTTCACATTTCGTGATATTGTTAAGATGTTTCAACTTGTATATAAACATGCATGACTTAAGGCTATGTTAGAAACCCCGTTGATAGTCTCTTAATATGTCCTATATAGAAGAACCATACTTTACCTGATCCAGCATTGTCTTGGTACAATGCGACATCatattttgttaaaaaagTCCTACCAGTGATCACGATTGTTTCTTTTGCTTTAATGTTTACGCTGTGTACAGTGATGCATCCTGCTTTCCAAAGCAGGTAATTTTCTGTATAAAACGGAAGAATGCCCGACTAGATACCTAAAATCCATCGGCTGATTGGTCTACCTAAACTGGAAAAAACGTTTAACTATTGAGAaagaaattcttttttcttgtagcagaaaaaagaaacggGCTGTtgagaaaatatataccGCTTTCTCACTTgcatattattagatgCAAATAATTAGTGCcttgtttatttttggaatCAGTGCTATACATTATATCACTTTACTACTTTAATGTTGTTTATCAGATTTGGTAATACTCCAGAATTTGCTGAAGTAATGTATTTTTGGATGAcagaaaattttttcaaaatggAGGAAGAATTTCATTAACCTTAAAGAATATTGTGGGAAATGGTACTGACAAATTCCTGGAGAAATGTACATTcgctcttttttttgtttcctATTATAGCCTATTTTGGTGTGAAACTACCCACGCTTTGCTATGTTCTCACTATTTTGTTAGTCGTCGTGTAGGGTTCCCACTGTCTTCCGATGAACTAGTTAAGCATTCgtcaataatttaaatccTTTCCTAAATGGAGTAAATGTCTTACCAGCTATTATGATTTCAGTATACCTGGAAACGATGTGGGTCTTTCTCtataatagtaatatcctgcaataaaaacaatatcAGCGGACAGGAGCACAATTATGTTTGCCACAACATGTAGCGGTACGTTCTTTTACGATACTGCAACCATTGACCTAAATTCGGTATCAGAACTTGagaattgttttatttttatcccCTCCTGCTGATCGTTTAAGAAACTATTGTACTAATCATGCCTCTATTTGCATAGCATGGATATTTCAATATGTCATTTTATAGATGGTGCTTCCTTATTACACAACGAAATTATTGGGTTTGAACCAAAATTCTTGACTAAACTTTACTAGTATTagcttttctttttttcttttttttttctattgaAGGTGTACTCACAGaacttttcaaatttaccTTCTGGAGTGTATCTAAAATTGGTAAAGGTTGTACAGTTCAAACTTTTTAGCCTCATCTTTCAATAATCAgctttctttttattcAGCTTCGTTATTAGTGCATTTTTTTACTTCAAACCTCAAAGGCACTACCTAATCTCATATATACAAAAGTATATCAAGCTCTTGATCTTTAGTTTTCTCATCTACAGTATCATATTCATTGTTCCTATTAATTTAGGCAAGTGGAACTGCTTGGTTGTTTCTTTTTGCTGTGTCTCAACGTCATTTAGAGGATAAATTCATTGATAATATAGTATAAGGAGTATGTCAAAGAATCTCTCCAATAAAGAAAGTGTAGAGCTTCATGAATTTACATTAGAAGATGGAAATCCCCACTCATTACCAAGCTCGGACCCCCATATTATTATGGATGATGAGTTTCTATTTGAAACACCAAACAAGTCCTTATCCCATCAATCACCCACTAATACATGTGCTAGAATTAGTCATGCTTTAAGAAGAATGGCAAATGTAAAAAATCCtttgatgaaaaaattcttaCATTTTAAAGGTCCAATAGccatactattattattttcggTTATTTTAGGTATTTCAGTGCATCCTCATAAATCAATTCCAACTGCTAAAAACTATATCTTACAAACTTTTAAATCTGTTAAAGAAGTTTCTTCAAAAAGAGAATTGGCCGCACTCGATCTAACTTCatctataaaatataataataatttggaaaaaagtGCAATTAATTCTAGGATTATAAACCAACATTatgatgattttaaaattaaaggttatatttcaaatttaaatatagataAGTTACTTAATGAAAAGCAATCAAAAGTTGAGAAAGCTGGTTCAACTTTGAAAGATTCTAATGGTGAGTTAGTAGCTGTTAAGGATTTCGAATTAAtgttaaataatgattataGCTCATTGGCATCTTGTGaagatttggaatattCATCAAAGATATCTTATTCAAcagaaagaaaaataattgaagaTGACTTATTAGCTTTACGCAgagaattaattaataggAATGATTTGATCTCAAAATTCATGACAAATGAAGATGAGAAAGATTTAAGTGATGAAGAGATTGTTAAGAAACGGTGGTTTAGATTTGGTTCTTCTAGCGTTTGGTTGGAATCTCAGCAATGCTATATTACTGTCACCAGATTAATGTACGCTAAATCTGGTGACAGAAATAAACCAGATATATCACTAATTAGAGCGCAAGCTTTTGATAAAGACTGGAATGAAATAAAAGGGAAAagaattccaaaaattgatatttcttTACCAAAGAgcattgaagaagaattgcAAAGAattgataaagaatttggTAATGTTGATGCTTGTGAAGAGTTGAGTTCAGATGCAGTTGCATATGATCAATGTACTATCCAGCATGCCAATGC
This DNA window, taken from Henningerozyma blattae CBS 6284 chromosome 3, complete genome, encodes the following:
- the TBLA0C07220 gene encoding MFS transporter, with translation MRYIQQFKNSFLLDILEICNIINVHEEPNTQEEILARHLANLSANDATPKMNYNLNRVHTNATAPTAIYTKQNEECSDGDGDLESGTCNNKMVTHVEPENDNDDDVISQNKSDACQSFVQEVDSKNSIINENKESLSSTYSMKDPFLVTWHGPDDPDNPMNWSFAMKFFMTFQIMTLTCVTYMGSTIHTPGQEQIQEEFHVGHVVGTLNLSVYVLGYGVGPMFFSPLSEFARLGRQQIYILTFMIFGLFQVGCALVDNIYGLIILRFFSGVVSSPALTTGGATLADYINEEKLTYFLGLWAIAAFAAPIIGPIVGAAMVDAVDWRWQFWLLLFVTGACLLVLAPFFPETQAENILFRRALRLRKITGDKRYYTIESEEEKKLTTKEFLINSLYKPFRIIFYEPIAVAFDLYLAVCYALFYLFFEAFPIVFVGLYDFTLVELGLAYLGFIVTDIFAYLVLIYFTIKVINPTFQNGTFTPEVFLILPMCVSWLLPVALFFFGWTAGVHWMLPIVSEFFFDVCVFNLFQSTYAYLASCYPRYVASVFAGNGFCHAALAAGFPLFGKAMFNNLGSEKYPVGWGCSLLGFITLGLATIPFVIYKYGPYLRSKSKFSG
- the TBLA0C07230 gene encoding uncharacterized protein → MSSTDSIKETWQLNTYQDDCGTDSTSSPVIFAFNDFVPSSSNSLSNLSCRFNTALNRYSRIRTIKNVSVKIIRSKIFILFIIINIILGLVCPFQINGKQIATNPKQFYKAWTSTKEVTAKKDLMSIDMAPVLKFQNNEKSAINSRVINDDYKEFKIKGYVSNLNIKSLIDRKRSKLKKEDYSKDSKNSEKLLSIAGFEVMLNNDYSALATCEDLEYSSKILYSKKSKLLEDDLIKIRKELIANDPFIGPLVHDETENDWTDKEIMEKRWFRFGASSIWLESEQCYITVSRIVFSRAEEKSNPDVSLIRAQAFDKDWNEIQGKRIPKVDLPTLKDVENELNLIDKEFGLNNECDKLSKDSVAYDNCMVSHAQTFLEDQKRRDAFINRYFVTYPTVYSFPFKTNGKLQGPEDARIILRKTDTLEEPMVFFNMDTDHGRKFFTYMPHRFINPLIEFDIKVHGTHDVEKNWAPFFHEDDTKTISLLSRGFIHFVYSFSPFEVIKCSLNDGMCEKVFEKKTLALSNKNNFGGMRGGTQIVQLPSIIPKVTGKQMWLGIAKSHIENCGCGRHFYRPMLSLFVESNGIYHQELIVPSMDLNSEILNWKEDGKACDYKNVMSPNSIAAWEVLGQDPKTKKFDDYLVFTYSESDILSKVITIRGILDYILRVYGEKDLLEDFIPSTDADSILGTTLDCMINYANDQCKNYGASRKTSYWDEEKAKWIHDGESPNT
- the TBLA0C07240 gene encoding uncharacterized protein encodes the protein MSKNLSNKESVELHEFTLEDGNPHSLPSSDPHIIMDDEFLFETPNKSLSHQSPTNTCARISHALRRMANVKNPLMKKFLHFKGPIAILLLFSVILGISVHPHKSIPTAKNYILQTFKSVKEVSSKRELAALDLTSSIKYNNNLEKSAINSRIINQHYDDFKIKGYISNLNIDKLLNEKQSKVEKAGSTLKDSNGELVAVKDFELMLNNDYSSLASCEDLEYSSKISYSTERKIIEDDLLALRRELINRNDLISKFMTNEDEKDLSDEEIVKKRWFRFGSSSVWLESQQCYITVTRLMYAKSGDRNKPDISLIRAQAFDKDWNEIKGKRIPKIDISLPKSIEEELQRIDKEFGNVDACEELSSDAVAYDQCTIQHANAYLDGQARKEEFLKQYFVTYPTVYEIPFYTEIRYKGPEDPRIILRKDDDLEEPVIVFNMENERGRRFYSYLPHRNIKPLVEFDIKGHRARKKEKNWAPFFHEDDTKTISLLSRGFIHFVYSFSPFEVIKCSLNDGMCEKVFQKESLKLSNKNNYGGMRGGTQIVQLPSIIPKVTGKQMWLGIAKSHIEYCGCGRHFYRPMLSLFVESNGVYHQELVVPYLDFNTEVIGWNNQENKCDYINIMSPNSISAWEVLGQDPLTKKFDDYLVITYSESDILSKVITVRGMLDYILRLYGEKDIEEILFLHWILTTF